From one Tsukamurella tyrosinosolvens genomic stretch:
- a CDS encoding 5-oxoprolinase/urea amidolyase family protein has protein sequence MFPTDVRRLGARAVRVRVDPGTVEALRGHLAAEPLPGQRELVAGGESVTVLFDGADSATEAERVLGAMAPPEPVAADGPLVEIGVVYDGEDLRAVAEQLGTDEAGVVRMHTDRAWHVGFLGFAPGFAYLRSADAGPEIARRASPRVRVPAGAVGLAGECSAVYPRTSPGGWQLIGRTDAELWSLDRDPPALLVPGTRVRFTAVRERLAVPTAPPPSGATARPERGLLVRETGLQSLVEDLGRPGRAAIGVTRSGAADRGALRQANRLVGNDAGVAGIENAGGGMELVAAGAQVLAVTGADAPLVVESPDGRWRTVERGRPFALDDGDLLEIGPATAGLRVVIAVRGGIDVPPVLGSRSTDTLAHLGPAPIAAGDVLPVGRAPRTVVAEPEAVAAVPDGSSPTVLDVLPGPDAEVFPDGAWAHLLDEQWEVTPNSDRVGVRLAGQPLARADGEVQSQALVPGAIQIPPSGEPVVFVVDHPTTGGYPVLAVVAEHHLDLLAQLPLGSPVRFAATAGPPGGA, from the coding sequence ATGTTCCCCACTGACGTCCGCCGCCTCGGCGCTCGCGCCGTCCGGGTCCGGGTGGACCCCGGCACCGTCGAGGCGCTCCGGGGCCACCTGGCGGCCGAGCCCTTGCCGGGCCAGCGGGAGCTCGTCGCCGGGGGCGAGTCCGTCACCGTCCTGTTCGACGGGGCCGATTCCGCCACAGAAGCCGAACGCGTGCTCGGGGCGATGGCGCCGCCGGAACCGGTCGCCGCCGACGGCCCGCTCGTCGAGATCGGCGTCGTCTACGACGGTGAGGACCTGCGCGCCGTCGCCGAGCAACTCGGCACCGACGAGGCCGGCGTCGTGCGGATGCACACCGACCGCGCGTGGCACGTGGGCTTCCTCGGGTTCGCCCCCGGATTCGCGTACCTCCGGTCGGCCGACGCCGGGCCCGAGATCGCGCGGCGGGCATCGCCGCGCGTCCGGGTCCCCGCCGGGGCCGTCGGGCTCGCGGGGGAGTGCAGCGCGGTCTACCCGCGCACCTCGCCGGGCGGGTGGCAGCTCATCGGCCGCACGGACGCCGAACTCTGGTCGCTCGACCGCGACCCGCCCGCGCTGCTCGTGCCCGGCACGCGGGTGCGGTTCACCGCCGTCCGCGAGCGCCTCGCCGTGCCGACCGCCCCGCCGCCGAGCGGAGCGACCGCGCGCCCGGAGCGCGGCCTCCTCGTGCGGGAGACGGGCTTGCAGAGCCTCGTCGAGGACCTCGGCCGACCCGGCCGCGCGGCGATCGGCGTCACCCGGTCCGGCGCCGCCGACCGCGGTGCGTTGCGCCAGGCCAACCGGCTCGTCGGCAACGATGCCGGCGTCGCCGGCATCGAGAACGCCGGGGGCGGAATGGAGCTCGTGGCGGCGGGGGCGCAGGTGCTCGCCGTGACCGGCGCCGACGCGCCCCTCGTCGTGGAGTCGCCGGACGGGCGCTGGCGCACCGTCGAGCGGGGGCGCCCGTTCGCCCTCGACGACGGCGACCTCCTCGAGATCGGCCCGGCGACCGCGGGCCTGCGCGTCGTGATCGCGGTGCGCGGCGGGATCGACGTGCCGCCCGTGCTGGGCAGCCGCAGTACCGACACCCTCGCCCACCTCGGACCCGCCCCGATCGCCGCCGGTGACGTCCTGCCCGTCGGGCGCGCGCCGCGGACCGTCGTCGCCGAGCCCGAGGCCGTCGCCGCAGTGCCGGACGGGAGCTCTCCGACGGTGCTCGACGTGCTGCCCGGGCCCGACGCGGAGGTCTTCCCCGACGGCGCCTGGGCGCACCTGCTCGACGAACAGTGGGAGGTGACGCCGAACAGCGACCGCGTCGGCGTGCGGCTCGCGGGTCAGCCGCTCGCGCGCGCCGACGGTGAGGTGCAGAGCCAGGCGCTGGTGCCCGGCGCGATCCAGATCCCACCGTCCGGGGAGCCGGTCGTCTTCGTCGTCGATCACCCGACGACGGGCGGGTATCCCGTGCTCGCCGTCGTCGCGGAGCACCACCTGGACCTGCTGGCGCAACTGCCGCTCGGGTCGCCCGTGCGGTTCGCGGCGACGGCAGGGCCACCGGGAGGTGCGTGA
- a CDS encoding MFS transporter, with protein MSTTSPEPSAAQKGAVKAYIASLTGTSLEYYDFALYSVASALVFPHVFFPAEDPFIGLLLSFSTFAVGYFARPIGGVVFGRLGDRIGRKNVLVATLLLIGVATVLIGVLPSYGTIGVIAPTILVLLRFAQGVGVGGEWGGAVLLSSEFGDPRKRGFWASAAQIGVPVGNLMANGVLALVAALLTEDAFRDWGWRIGFLLSAVLVVFGLLIRLRLEETPVFQAIAERAEQPKAPISEVLRGHPRALLAAALSRICPDVLYSLLTVFLASYATKELDFPTSHVLTAVLTGSAVQVFVMPLAGSLTDRFNRRLVYGIGAALTAAWVPVLFLMIQSGSRVLLTVGVVVGMSLHALMYGPQAAFITEQFPARLRYAGSSLAYTFAGVVGGGMAPLIFTVLFRWTDSWVIIAAYVAVAAVATVAGMVIGRDPAPEEELELLADAPDGVDVPH; from the coding sequence ATGTCCACCACTTCGCCGGAGCCCAGTGCCGCCCAGAAGGGCGCCGTCAAGGCGTACATCGCCAGCCTCACCGGTACCTCCCTCGAGTACTACGACTTCGCCCTGTACTCCGTCGCCTCCGCGCTCGTCTTCCCGCACGTCTTCTTCCCCGCGGAGGACCCGTTCATCGGGCTCCTGCTGTCCTTCTCGACGTTCGCCGTCGGCTACTTCGCGCGCCCGATCGGCGGCGTCGTCTTCGGCCGCCTCGGCGACCGCATCGGCCGCAAGAACGTCCTCGTCGCGACGCTCCTGCTCATCGGCGTCGCCACGGTGCTCATCGGCGTGCTCCCGAGCTACGGCACGATCGGCGTGATCGCGCCGACGATCCTCGTGTTGCTGCGCTTCGCGCAGGGCGTCGGCGTCGGCGGCGAGTGGGGCGGCGCGGTGCTGCTCTCCAGCGAGTTCGGCGATCCGCGTAAGCGCGGATTCTGGGCGTCCGCGGCGCAGATCGGCGTGCCGGTCGGCAATCTCATGGCGAACGGCGTGCTCGCGCTCGTCGCAGCGCTGCTCACCGAGGACGCCTTCCGCGACTGGGGCTGGCGCATCGGTTTCCTGCTCTCGGCCGTCCTCGTGGTCTTCGGTCTCCTCATCCGCCTGCGACTGGAGGAGACCCCCGTATTCCAGGCCATCGCCGAGCGCGCGGAGCAGCCCAAAGCTCCGATCTCGGAGGTGCTCCGCGGGCACCCGCGCGCGCTGCTCGCCGCCGCGCTCTCGCGCATCTGCCCCGACGTCCTGTACTCGCTGCTCACCGTCTTCCTCGCCAGCTACGCCACCAAGGAACTGGACTTCCCGACGAGCCACGTGCTGACGGCGGTGCTGACCGGATCCGCGGTGCAGGTCTTCGTCATGCCGCTGGCGGGCTCGCTCACGGACCGCTTCAACCGGCGCCTGGTCTACGGCATCGGCGCGGCGCTCACCGCCGCGTGGGTCCCCGTGCTGTTCCTCATGATCCAGTCCGGCAGCCGGGTGCTGCTGACCGTCGGCGTGGTCGTCGGCATGTCGCTGCACGCCCTCATGTACGGACCGCAGGCGGCCTTCATCACCGAGCAGTTCCCCGCCCGCCTGCGCTACGCAGGCAGCTCGCTGGCGTACACCTTCGCCGGTGTCGTGGGCGGCGGCATGGCGCCGCTCATCTTCACCGTGCTCTTCCGCTGGACCGACTCCTGGGTGATCATCGCGGCGTACGTCGCCGTCGCCGCCGTCGCGACCGTCGCCGGCATGGTCATCGGCCGCGACCCGGCCCCCGAGGAGGAGCTGGAGCTGCTCGCCGACGCCCCGGACGGTGTCGATGTTCCCCACTGA
- a CDS encoding GntR family transcriptional regulator: MSTGRQRGHAATEATDDLRRAIVEGALRPGDPLREERLAAELGVSRNTLREAMRTLAHEGLIVHEANRGARVTAPTRASVRDIYLVRRTVEPPALRAAGPEHPGTVRMRDAVATAQAAARRGDWQAVGTADLEFHRAIVGLSDSPRLDAVLDSILAELRLAFGAIADPEFLHAPFLDDNVTILETFLGGRGDEAATLLEEYLLRSEETLFGAQPVSKITS, encoded by the coding sequence GTGAGCACCGGACGGCAACGCGGCCACGCCGCGACGGAGGCGACCGACGACCTGCGGCGCGCCATCGTCGAGGGTGCACTGCGGCCGGGCGACCCGCTGCGCGAGGAGCGCCTGGCGGCGGAGCTCGGGGTCTCTCGGAACACCCTCCGCGAGGCCATGCGCACCCTGGCCCACGAGGGCCTGATCGTCCACGAGGCCAACCGCGGCGCCCGGGTCACCGCGCCCACCCGGGCGTCAGTGCGGGACATCTACCTGGTCCGGCGCACCGTCGAGCCGCCCGCGCTGCGCGCCGCGGGGCCCGAGCACCCCGGGACCGTCCGGATGCGCGACGCCGTCGCCACGGCGCAGGCTGCGGCGCGGCGCGGCGACTGGCAGGCGGTGGGCACCGCCGACCTGGAGTTCCACCGCGCGATCGTCGGGCTCAGCGACAGCCCCCGGCTCGACGCCGTCCTCGACTCGATCCTCGCCGAGTTGCGCCTCGCCTTCGGCGCGATCGCGGACCCCGAGTTCCTGCACGCGCCGTTCCTCGACGACAACGTGACGATCCTCGAGACCTTCCTCGGCGGCCGCGGCGACGAGGCGGCGACGCTGCTCGAGGAGTACCTCCTCCGCTCGGAGGAGACGCTGTTCGGCGCACAGCCGGTCTCGAAGATCACATCGTGA
- a CDS encoding 3-hydroxyacyl-CoA dehydrogenase family protein, whose amino-acid sequence MPLPFTFDDVRRRPVAVVGAGTLGRRIALMFATRGGDVRVHDPNPDQARAAVDYVADTLPEILARRGSGEAGRAIAADDLAAALDGAWLVVEAVPERLDIKIPLWGEIARAAPFDAILTTNSSSYASRLMSENIRDRTRFCNLHFYMPPAANAADVMSDGETAREVIDTLLTVLPEFDVHPFEARRESTGFIFNRVWAAIKRESLAVVAEGVARPEDVDGMFRLNWHMPAGPFQMMDRVGLDVVLDIEDHYAAENPHLPEGPRRLLHEYVDAGRLGVKTGEGFYRYPPASAP is encoded by the coding sequence ATGCCCCTCCCCTTCACGTTCGACGACGTCCGCCGCCGTCCGGTCGCCGTGGTCGGCGCCGGCACCCTCGGCCGCCGGATCGCGCTGATGTTCGCGACCCGCGGCGGCGACGTCCGCGTCCACGACCCGAATCCCGACCAGGCGCGCGCCGCAGTGGACTACGTGGCCGACACGCTGCCCGAGATCCTCGCCCGGCGCGGGTCGGGTGAGGCGGGGCGGGCCATCGCGGCCGACGACCTCGCCGCCGCGCTCGACGGTGCCTGGCTCGTCGTCGAGGCGGTGCCGGAGCGGCTCGACATCAAGATCCCGCTGTGGGGCGAGATCGCCCGCGCCGCACCGTTCGACGCGATCCTCACGACGAATTCCTCGTCGTACGCCTCGCGGCTGATGAGCGAGAACATCCGCGACCGGACCCGCTTCTGCAACCTGCACTTCTACATGCCTCCGGCCGCCAACGCGGCCGACGTGATGTCCGACGGCGAGACGGCCCGCGAGGTCATCGACACCCTGCTCACCGTGCTGCCCGAGTTCGATGTGCACCCGTTCGAGGCCCGCCGCGAGAGCACGGGCTTCATCTTCAACCGCGTGTGGGCGGCGATCAAGCGCGAGTCGCTGGCCGTCGTCGCGGAGGGCGTCGCGCGGCCGGAGGACGTGGACGGCATGTTCCGGCTCAACTGGCACATGCCCGCGGGGCCGTTCCAGATGATGGACCGTGTCGGCCTGGACGTCGTGCTCGACATCGAGGACCACTACGCCGCCGAGAACCCGCACCTGCCCGAGGGGCCGCGGCGCCTGCTCCACGAGTACGTCGACGCCGGCAGGCTCGGTGTGAAGACCGGCGAGGGCTTCTACCGCTACCCGCCCGCTAGCGCTCCGTGA
- a CDS encoding LysE family translocator, whose protein sequence is MLVALLSFAAASTLLVVLPGPDTLVVVRGVVQGGRGAGLRTSLGVLSGLVVWVVAAVLGISAMLKASEYGYTALKVLGAAYLISMGVQSLRAVVRGSALGEEPAPPVESSWRTGGFTAGFLTDMLNPKIGVLFVSLLPGFVPSGYSVTWTTLALGGVYIALTAVYCGVLIAAAGTVTRWMRTPRTRRMLDGVAGVALIGFGAKLVTER, encoded by the coding sequence ATGCTCGTCGCCCTGCTCTCGTTCGCCGCCGCCTCCACGCTCCTCGTCGTGCTGCCCGGCCCCGACACCCTCGTCGTCGTCCGCGGCGTGGTGCAGGGCGGCCGGGGCGCCGGCCTGCGCACGAGTCTCGGTGTGCTCAGCGGCCTCGTGGTGTGGGTCGTCGCGGCCGTCCTCGGCATCTCGGCGATGCTCAAGGCCAGCGAGTACGGGTACACCGCGCTCAAGGTGCTCGGCGCCGCCTACCTGATCTCCATGGGCGTCCAGTCGCTGCGCGCCGTGGTGCGCGGCTCGGCCCTGGGGGAGGAGCCCGCGCCGCCGGTCGAGTCCTCGTGGCGCACCGGCGGGTTCACCGCGGGCTTCCTCACCGACATGCTGAACCCGAAGATCGGCGTGTTGTTCGTCAGCCTGCTCCCCGGCTTCGTGCCCAGCGGCTACTCGGTGACCTGGACGACGCTGGCCCTCGGCGGTGTCTACATCGCGCTGACGGCGGTCTACTGCGGCGTCCTGATCGCGGCCGCGGGCACCGTCACCCGGTGGATGCGGACCCCGCGCACCCGCCGGATGCTGGACGGCGTCGCCGGGGTCGCGCTCATCGGCTTCGGCGCGAAACTGGTCACGGAGCGCTAG
- a CDS encoding AraC family transcriptional regulator has product MTAPTVLRTRDVDLARARVADFFCDHRLDPVGRAHAIDMRLRIDTVGSMGLVHLDYGEPVQIRPGPLATFYLVQIPLAGRAVVEHGATRVQSSPHLATVLSPTSPTSMTWQRGNPQLCVRLRRSTVDRELMRRLGREITTPLRFDVGMDLRRPDVASWVRMVRFLGDEALRGASSVGGADCSEYLARGVVNQLLDVQPHNYSAALAAAADGAATLGSRMVTLIDDHLADPLGPGWLAERLRVSVRALREACRSELESTPTAVVKERRLLAARARLLDAMHPGRTVTDVALSVGLTHLGRFAVDYRARFGESPSETATTAV; this is encoded by the coding sequence GTGACCGCACCGACGGTCCTCCGGACGCGGGACGTCGACCTCGCCCGGGCGCGGGTTGCCGACTTCTTCTGCGACCACCGGCTCGACCCGGTGGGGCGCGCCCACGCCATCGACATGAGGCTGCGCATCGACACCGTCGGCTCGATGGGCCTCGTGCACCTCGACTACGGCGAGCCGGTCCAGATCCGGCCCGGCCCGCTGGCCACCTTCTACCTGGTGCAGATCCCTCTCGCGGGCCGGGCGGTCGTGGAACACGGCGCGACGCGCGTCCAGTCCTCGCCGCACCTGGCCACCGTCCTGTCGCCGACATCGCCGACGTCGATGACCTGGCAGCGCGGCAATCCGCAGCTGTGCGTGCGGCTGCGGCGCAGCACCGTCGACCGGGAGCTCATGCGGCGCCTCGGCCGCGAGATCACCACGCCCCTGCGGTTCGACGTCGGCATGGACCTGCGTCGGCCGGACGTGGCCTCCTGGGTCCGGATGGTCCGGTTCCTCGGCGACGAGGCGCTCCGCGGTGCGTCCTCCGTCGGCGGTGCGGACTGCTCCGAGTACCTGGCCCGCGGGGTCGTCAACCAGCTGCTCGACGTGCAGCCCCACAACTACAGTGCCGCGTTGGCGGCGGCGGCGGACGGGGCGGCCACGCTCGGCTCGCGGATGGTCACGCTCATCGACGACCACCTCGCCGACCCGCTCGGGCCGGGATGGCTCGCGGAGCGCCTGCGGGTCAGCGTTCGGGCCCTCCGTGAGGCGTGCCGCTCCGAGCTCGAATCGACGCCGACCGCGGTGGTCAAGGAGCGGCGGCTGCTCGCGGCGCGCGCCCGGCTGCTCGACGCGATGCATCCGGGCCGTACCGTCACCGACGTCGCGCTCAGCGTGGGGCTCACCCACCTCGGCAGGTTCGCCGTCGACTATCGGGCGCGCTTCGGGGAGTCGCCGAGCGAGACAGCCACGACCGCGGTGTGA
- a CDS encoding SDR family oxidoreductase, with translation MTGNLDGRTAIVTGGATLVGHGVVEALHAEGATVIVADIDADGAHAIADRLGDRVTARTTDITDDAQVADLVAGAVREHGGLDIVVNLACTYLDDGADTARADWLTAFDVNVASAVRVAAAARPALAASGHGSVVNFTSISSSVAQTGRWVYPACKAALVQITRSMAMDYAAERIRVNSVSPGWVWSKIMDTVSEHDRAHTDGVAAPFHLTGRVADPIEVGRVVAFLCSDAASVVTGADWAADGGYSAMGPEQAAPAIPLLAPAGTE, from the coding sequence ATGACGGGAAATCTGGACGGGCGTACAGCGATCGTGACGGGTGGAGCGACCCTGGTGGGGCACGGCGTGGTGGAGGCGCTGCACGCGGAGGGCGCCACGGTGATCGTCGCCGACATCGACGCCGACGGTGCCCATGCGATCGCCGACCGGCTCGGCGACCGCGTGACCGCACGGACCACCGACATCACCGACGATGCGCAGGTCGCGGACCTGGTCGCCGGAGCCGTCCGCGAGCACGGCGGGCTCGACATCGTCGTGAACCTCGCCTGCACGTACCTCGACGACGGTGCCGACACCGCCCGCGCCGACTGGCTCACGGCCTTCGATGTCAACGTCGCGAGCGCCGTGCGCGTGGCGGCGGCGGCGCGGCCCGCGCTCGCCGCGAGCGGCCACGGCTCCGTCGTGAACTTCACGTCGATCTCGAGTTCGGTGGCGCAGACCGGCCGCTGGGTCTACCCCGCCTGCAAGGCGGCGCTGGTCCAGATCACCCGGTCGATGGCCATGGATTATGCCGCCGAGCGGATCCGCGTGAACTCGGTCAGCCCCGGCTGGGTCTGGTCGAAGATCATGGACACCGTCTCCGAACACGACCGCGCGCACACCGACGGCGTCGCCGCTCCCTTCCACCTCACCGGCCGCGTCGCGGACCCGATCGAGGTCGGCCGCGTGGTCGCCTTCCTGTGCTCCGACGCCGCGTCCGTGGTGACCGGCGCCGATTGGGCCGCCGACGGCGGCTACTCCGCGATGGGGCCCGAGCAGGCCGCCCCCGCGATCCCCCTGTTGGCCCCCGCGGGCACCGAGTAG
- a CDS encoding flavin-containing monooxygenase yields MRIAVIGAGFAGVSAAKVLTQFGHDVTVYEKAPDIGGVWSASRRYPGLRTQNNKGTYCLSDLPMPRHYPQWLEGAQVQEYLDAYVDRFGLRDRFRVSTTVISATLSEPDGAPSGDVTADPALRPVIWSVTAEGPEGVSTEDYDYLVGANGIFSAPSIPAWPGRDAFEAAGGRVCAPGDVHALDEVTGRDVLVVGYGKSACDVASAIAPVTASATVIARKLLWKMPRHLGGAVNYKFLMLTRLGEALFEYQRLRGVEAFLHGAGKPVRNSMLASLQAVATKQLKLKQHGLVPDGDFERIARSTVSLVSEGFFEAVQDGSLAVRRDTEITELLVEDGRPAARLSDGSTVPAEVVIAATGWRQDVPFLDADVQARLTDVNGDFELYRFILPHEVPGLAFVGYNSSFFSPLSAEMASLYVAHVLDGAAELPPVPDRREQVSARLHWMRGRTEGHHARGTNLIPFSMHNIDEIIEEMGLRLPRRQRVREWLLPPKPADYRWVTRRLLARRPRPVAPAPRSGAGSRRVA; encoded by the coding sequence ATGCGTATCGCCGTGATCGGAGCCGGCTTCGCCGGAGTCTCCGCAGCCAAGGTCCTCACCCAGTTCGGCCACGACGTCACCGTCTACGAGAAGGCCCCCGACATCGGCGGCGTCTGGAGCGCGTCCCGCCGCTACCCCGGCCTGCGCACGCAGAACAACAAGGGCACCTACTGCCTGTCCGACCTCCCGATGCCGCGGCACTACCCGCAGTGGCTCGAGGGAGCGCAGGTCCAGGAGTACCTCGACGCGTACGTCGACCGGTTCGGGCTGCGCGACCGGTTCCGGGTCTCCACCACCGTCATCTCCGCCACCCTGTCCGAGCCCGACGGTGCGCCGTCGGGCGACGTGACGGCGGATCCGGCGCTGCGACCGGTGATCTGGTCGGTGACCGCCGAGGGCCCGGAGGGCGTGAGCACCGAGGACTACGACTACCTCGTCGGCGCCAACGGCATCTTCTCGGCACCGTCGATCCCCGCGTGGCCGGGCCGGGACGCCTTCGAGGCCGCGGGCGGCCGGGTCTGCGCCCCCGGCGACGTGCACGCGCTCGACGAGGTCACCGGCCGCGACGTGCTCGTCGTCGGCTACGGCAAGTCGGCCTGCGACGTCGCCTCCGCCATCGCGCCCGTCACCGCCAGCGCCACGGTCATCGCGCGGAAGCTGCTGTGGAAGATGCCGCGCCACCTCGGCGGCGCCGTCAACTACAAGTTCCTCATGCTCACCCGCCTCGGCGAGGCGCTGTTCGAGTACCAGCGCCTGCGGGGCGTCGAGGCCTTCCTCCACGGCGCCGGCAAGCCCGTCCGCAACAGCATGCTCGCGAGCCTGCAGGCGGTCGCGACGAAGCAACTCAAACTCAAGCAGCACGGGCTGGTCCCGGACGGCGACTTCGAGAGGATCGCGCGCAGCACCGTGAGCCTCGTCAGCGAGGGCTTCTTCGAGGCGGTCCAGGACGGCTCCCTCGCGGTGCGCCGCGACACGGAGATCACCGAGCTGTTGGTCGAGGACGGCCGCCCGGCGGCGCGCCTGTCGGACGGGTCGACGGTGCCGGCCGAGGTGGTCATCGCGGCGACCGGCTGGCGGCAGGACGTGCCCTTCCTGGACGCCGACGTGCAGGCCCGGCTCACCGACGTGAACGGTGACTTCGAGCTGTACCGGTTCATCCTCCCGCACGAGGTCCCCGGCCTGGCCTTCGTCGGCTACAACTCCTCCTTCTTCTCGCCCCTGTCGGCGGAGATGGCCTCGCTCTACGTCGCGCACGTGCTCGACGGCGCCGCCGAGCTGCCGCCGGTGCCGGACCGCCGCGAGCAGGTGTCGGCGCGGCTGCACTGGATGCGCGGACGCACCGAGGGCCACCACGCCCGGGGCACCAACCTGATCCCGTTCTCGATGCACAACATCGACGAGATCATCGAGGAGATGGGCCTGCGCCTCCCCCGCCGCCAGCGGGTGCGCGAGTGGCTGCTCCCGCCGAAGCCCGCGGACTACCGGTGGGTGACGCGGCGACTGCTCGCCCGCCGCCCCCGCCCCGTCGCGCCCGCACCTCGGTCCGGAGCCGGCTCGAGGCGCGTCGCGTGA